The following proteins are encoded in a genomic region of Xenopus laevis strain J_2021 chromosome 3L, Xenopus_laevis_v10.1, whole genome shotgun sequence:
- the LOC121401417 gene encoding uncharacterized protein LOC121401417 isoform X1, with the protein MRNKRANVRLYNWKNYVDDRREPASTQKKCATNARTFVCTTGKTTSTTEENQPAHKRNAQQTRERSFVYHGNYRLLPLQVGFHYVQTEEQVQQAMMEEERDRRKATPMSKTEMTYMVAAFDRQDYDCRLAHYTRPNTRKNAILEKVIEGLQRRYGITRSKDQLRKRWSDLKLREKEQLTAIRKIIKKKDKRRVLKTAQLKMRSQASKKMIPEANNNIAVDDEDTIKETAVVDLSDIELDAEENPCENVPVCPANEQMLSVPPNSPVYPVTSTGMYLYFYLYINLVHIYKFALKIVFYVVLPTEEHADLLYGPTQQQTVPATEQLFLDAAADNKVGEENVHDILDRIETCKAAITNLKQGLGAILEMVEAIQSKVAALKK; encoded by the exons ATGCGCAACAAGCGCGCGAACGTTCGTTTGTACAACTGGAAAAACTACGTCGACGACCGAAGAGAACCAGCCAGCACACAAAAGAAATGCGCAACAAACGCGCGAACGTTCGTTTGTACAACTGGAAAAACTACGTCGACGACCGAAGAGAACCAGCCAGCACACAAAAGAAATGCGCAACAAACGCGCGAACGTTCGTTTGTATACCACGGTAACTATAGGCTCCTCCCACTTCAGGTCGGATTCCATTACGTTCAGACAGAAGAGCAGGTACAGCAGGCAATGATGGAAGAGGAGAGAGACAGAAGGAAGGCAACACCTATGAGCAAAACTGAAATGACCTACATGGTGGCTGCTTTTGACAGGCAAGACTATGACTGCAGGCTGGCACATTACACAAGACCTAATACAAGAAAGAACGCCATTTTGGAGAAAGTTATAGAAGGTCTGCAGAGAAGATATGGCATCACACGATCCAAAGATCAGTTGAGGAAAAGATGGTCAGACCTGAAATTACGAGAGAAGGAGCAGCTGACAGCAATAAGAAAGatcataaaaaaaa AGGACAAACGACGGGTTTTGAAAACTGCACAACTTAAAATGAGATCTCAAGCATCAAAGAAAATGATACCAGAGGCTAATAACAATATCGCTGTTGATGATGAAGACACAATTAAAGAGACAGCAGTAGTGGATCTGTCGGACATAGAGCTAGATGCAGAGGAAAATCCGTGTGAAAATGTACCTGTTTGTCCTGCAAATGAACAAATGCTTTCTGTGCCTCCAAATAGTCCAGTTTACCCGgtcacaagtacaggtatgtatCTCtacttttatttgtacattaaCCTTGTACACATTTACAAGTTTGCactcaaaattgtattttatgttgttttaccCACAGAGGAGCATGCTGACCTGCTATATGGCCCCACCCAGCAGCAGACAGTACCAGCAACAGAGCAGCTATTTCTGGATGCAGCAGCAGACAATAAAGTCGGTGAAGAAAATGTGCACGACATCCTTGACAGAATTGAAACATGCAAAGCTGCCATTACTAATTTGAAGCAAGGTTTAGGTGCCATTTTAGAGATGGTGGAGGCAATACAAAGTAAAGTTGCAgctctaaaaaaataa
- the LOC121401417 gene encoding uncharacterized protein LOC121401417 isoform X2 yields the protein MRNKRANVRLYNWKNYVDDRREPASTQKKCATNARTFVCTTGKTTSTTEENQPAHKRNAQQTRERSFVYHGNYRLLPLQVGFHYVQTEEQVQQAMMEEERDRRKATPMSKTEMTYMVAAFDRQDYDCRLAHYTRPNTRKNAILEKVIEGLQRRYGITRSKDQLRKRWSDLKLREKEQLTAIRKIIKKKDKRRVLKTAQLKMRSQASKKMIPEANNNIAVDDEDTIKETAVVDLSDIELDAEENPCENVPVCPANEQMLSVPPNSPVYPVTSTEEHADLLYGPTQQQTVPATEQLFLDAAADNKVGEENVHDILDRIETCKAAITNLKQGLGAILEMVEAIQSKVAALKK from the exons ATGCGCAACAAGCGCGCGAACGTTCGTTTGTACAACTGGAAAAACTACGTCGACGACCGAAGAGAACCAGCCAGCACACAAAAGAAATGCGCAACAAACGCGCGAACGTTCGTTTGTACAACTGGAAAAACTACGTCGACGACCGAAGAGAACCAGCCAGCACACAAAAGAAATGCGCAACAAACGCGCGAACGTTCGTTTGTATACCACGGTAACTATAGGCTCCTCCCACTTCAGGTCGGATTCCATTACGTTCAGACAGAAGAGCAGGTACAGCAGGCAATGATGGAAGAGGAGAGAGACAGAAGGAAGGCAACACCTATGAGCAAAACTGAAATGACCTACATGGTGGCTGCTTTTGACAGGCAAGACTATGACTGCAGGCTGGCACATTACACAAGACCTAATACAAGAAAGAACGCCATTTTGGAGAAAGTTATAGAAGGTCTGCAGAGAAGATATGGCATCACACGATCCAAAGATCAGTTGAGGAAAAGATGGTCAGACCTGAAATTACGAGAGAAGGAGCAGCTGACAGCAATAAGAAAGatcataaaaaaaa AGGACAAACGACGGGTTTTGAAAACTGCACAACTTAAAATGAGATCTCAAGCATCAAAGAAAATGATACCAGAGGCTAATAACAATATCGCTGTTGATGATGAAGACACAATTAAAGAGACAGCAGTAGTGGATCTGTCGGACATAGAGCTAGATGCAGAGGAAAATCCGTGTGAAAATGTACCTGTTTGTCCTGCAAATGAACAAATGCTTTCTGTGCCTCCAAATAGTCCAGTTTACCCGgtcacaagtacag AGGAGCATGCTGACCTGCTATATGGCCCCACCCAGCAGCAGACAGTACCAGCAACAGAGCAGCTATTTCTGGATGCAGCAGCAGACAATAAAGTCGGTGAAGAAAATGTGCACGACATCCTTGACAGAATTGAAACATGCAAAGCTGCCATTACTAATTTGAAGCAAGGTTTAGGTGCCATTTTAGAGATGGTGGAGGCAATACAAAGTAAAGTTGCAgctctaaaaaaataa
- the LOC121401418 gene encoding uncharacterized protein LOC121401418, whose protein sequence is MPSDKFLKPDFLREFIELYQTLPSLWKVKSDDYSNRNKREKAYEQLVTLCRTVCPTADVPFVKSKISNLRTVFRKELNKVQASKKSGASADDIYVPKLWYFDLLLFTVDQEVARYSNSNLSSVENHNETYVDVEAPATQTTESTESTETSTETQSQTSVNTSSLDSTQQASTTEVSHTPNRPNLGEKGKKRKRLQTDDNTQKLITDAASLLSKRTDEHDAFAFTVASKLRRMEEEQRLFAENMITQVLQKGLMKKLSDYTTINDHNPTSIQYPQPSWYSPAHSFYPPVANSSQYPPTPHESTQYENL, encoded by the exons ATGCCAAGTGACAAATTTCTGAAACCTGACTTTCTTCGTGAATTTATTGAATTGTACCAAACATTACCCTCTTTATGGAAAGTTAAGTCAGATGACTACTCCAACAGgaacaaaagagaaaaggcatatGAACAACTTGTCACACTTTGCCGAACTGTCTGCCCAACTGCAGATGTACCTTTTGTCAAAagcaaaatttctaacttaagaACAGTTTTCAGAAAAGAACTAAACAAAGTGCAGGCCTCAAAAAAATCTGGAGCCTCGGCAGATGATATATATGTCCCCAAACTGTGGTACTTTGATCTACTTTTGTTTACAGTAGATCAAGAAGTAGCACggtattcaaattcaaatttatcttcaGTTGAAAACCACAATGAAACATATGTGGATGTTGAAGCACCAGCAACACAAACAACTGAGTCAACTGAGAGTACAGAGACCAGTACAGAGACCCAGTCTCAg acaagtgTCAACACCAGTTCTTTGGATTCTACACAACAGGCAAGCACTACAGAAGTTTCACACACACCCAACCGACCCAACCTTGgcgaaaaggggaaaaaaaggaaaagactacaAACTGATGACAACACACAGAAATTAATAACTGATGCTGCTTCTCTTTTATCCAAAAGAACAGATGAACATGATGCATTTGCATTTACTGTTGCCTCTAAACTGAGGCGTATGGAAGAAGAACAGCGCTTGTTTGCTGAAAACATGATCACGCAAGTGCTACAGAAAGGCCTGATGAAAAAACTATCAGACTATACCACAATTAATGACCATAACCCGACATCAATACAATACCCACAACCATCCTGGTACTCCCCTGCTCACAGTTTTTACCCACCAGTGGCAAACTCCTCACAATACCCACCGACACCACATGAAAGCACACAGTACGAAAATTTGTAA
- the LOC121401416 gene encoding protein ANTAGONIST OF LIKE HETEROCHROMATIN PROTEIN 1-like encodes MSIFMDDSRRAALAILLLTSIKQKKKRKRSIWSKQWLLHRHKFSHMGLLKELKENNPDDFRNYLRMSDSNFEHLFEAIRPAITKQNTCMRQAISPEQRLIATLRYLATGRTLEDLKFSTGISAQSLGRIIPETCNAIIEAMKAEYLKFPESAEEWKAIAKQFEDYWNFPNCGGAIDGKHVRIQPPANSGSYYYNYKGYFSIVLMAIVNAKYEFIMVDVGKNGRVSDGGAIEQTVFYQKLKNKEVQLPTNNETTEGLNFVFVADEAFALQEHILKPFPVKTLTKQRRIFNYRLSRARRVVENAFGILANRFRVFHTAITLSPAKVDLVVLTCCVLHNFLRRTNGNVYMPNNMVDREDIEYCSLVYGDWRSDPNAMLQLQAGGTRNANVDAKTNRENYVDYFNGQGAVDWQDAMI; translated from the exons ATGAGCATATTTATGGATGATAGCAGGAGGGCTGCACTAGCTATACTGCTACTAACCTCcataaagcagaagaagaagaggaaaagatCAATTTGGAGCAAACAGTGGTTATTACACCGCCATAAATTTTCTCATATGGGACTTCTGAAAGAACTGAAAGAAAATAATCCAGATGATTTCAGAAATTACCTACGGATGTCTGACTCAAATTTTGAACACCTATTTGAAGCAATTCGACCAGCCATTACCAAACAAAATACGTGTATGAGGCAGGCCATCTCGCCAGAACAGAGACTCATAGCAACACTACGTTATCTGGCAACTGGGAGAACATTGGAGGATCTTAAGTTTTCAACCGGCATTTCTGCACAAAGTCTAGGCCGAATCATTCCGGAAACATGTAATGCAATTATTGAGGCAATGAAAGCGGAATATCTAaag TTTCCAGAAAGTGCTGAAGAATGGAAAGCCATAGCAAAGCAGTTTGAAGACTATTGGAATTTCCCAAACTGTGGAGGGGCCATTGATGGAAAACATGTTCGAATACAACCTCCTGCCAACTCAGGATCCtactattataattataaaggatACTTTAGTATTGTGTTAATGGCAATAGTAAATGCCAAATATGAATTTATAATGGTGGATGTTGGGAAAAATGGAAGAGTATCAGATGGAGGAGCCATAGAACAGACTGTCTTCTATCAGAAGCTAAAGAACAAAGAAGTACAACTACCTACAAATAATGAAACTACAGAAGGTCTAAACTTTGTATTTGTTGCAGATGAGGCCTTTGCACTGCAGGAACATATTCTAAAGCCATTCCCGGTCAAAACACTGACAAAGCAAAGGAGAATATTTAATTACAGACTATCACGGGCAAGACGTGTTGTAGAAAATGCATTTGGAATTCTTGCTAATCGATTTAGAGTCTTCCATACAGCCATTACTCTCTCACCCGCCAAGGTAGATCTTGTGGTTTTAACATGCTGTGTTCTACATAATTTCCTACGGCGTACCAATGGAAATGTTTATATGCCAAAtaacatggtggacagagaagacATTGAGTATTGCTCTCTTGTTTATGGGGACTGGCGATCAGACCCAAATGCAATGCTGCAACTACAAGCTGGTGGTACACGTAATGCTAATGTGGATGCTAAAACAAACAGGGAAAACTATGTAGATTATTTTAATGGACAAGGTGCAGTGGATTGGCAAGATGCAATGATCTGA